The genomic stretch AACGGGATCTGGTAGCGCTCGCAGATCTGGCTGACGGTGACGGCGACCGAGCTCTGATAGGTGCCGATGATGGCGCAGACCTTTTCCTGGGTGATCAGGCGCTCGGCCTCGGCGCGGCCCTTCTGCGGGTCGGCCTGATGGTCGGCGAACACCAGGCGGATCTTGGCGCCGCCCAATCCCGGCAGGCCCTCGTCTTTCGCCAGCGGCAGGTCGAAGTCATATTTATTGTTGATCAAATCGGCCGCGGTTTCGAACGCCTTCTGCGCGTCGACGCCGATCTGCGCCGACGCGCCTGACAGCGGATAGATCACGCCGATCACCACTTCCTTGGTCTGCGCGCGGGCGGCGAGTGGTAACAGCGCGGCAATGGCTGCGCCTCCGAGAACGACGTTTCGGCGATTGATGGTCATGATGCGATCCTTTGCTGCGGAAGTAGCGATGGGACAATTCGAGCGGAAGTGAAAGCCTCAAAGAACGGCAAGGTGCTTGTTCTTGAGGTCGGTGACAAGCATCAATCCAGGCGCGTGGGTGATCGCGAACGGCACGCGCGCCGCGGCGATCACCGCTTGCGGCGTGACACCGCAAGCCCAGAACACGGGAATCTCATCGTCGGCAATCGTCACGGCGTCACCATAATCCGGCTTCGCCAGATCGCTGATGCCAATCGATTGCGGCAGACCGAGATGCACCGGCGCGCCATGCACCGAGGGAAATCGCGAAGTGATCTGCACCGCGCGAATCGCGTCCTTCGGCGTCAGCGGCCGCATCGACACCACCATCGGCCCGGCGAACGGACCGGCCGGCGCGCAGGCGATGTTGGTGCGGTACATCGGCACGCGCACCTTCTCTTCGATGTGGCGGATCGGCAGGTCGTCGGCCATCAGCGCTTCCTCGAAAGAGAATGAGCAGCCGAGCACGAAGGCGACCAGATCGTCGCGCCAATGCGCCATGATGTCGAGCGGCTCCTCGATCAATTCGCCGTCGCGCCATACCCGGTAACGCGGCACGTCGGTGCGGATGTCGAGATCGAGGCCGAGCGAGGGGATCTTCGGATCGCCGACATCGGACATGCCGATGATCGGGCACGGCTTCGGATTGAGCTGGCAGAAGCGATGAAACGCCGCCGCCTGTTGCTCCGGCAGGATGGTCAGATTGCCCTGTACGAAGCCTGGTGCCACGCCGGCGGTGGATTCGGCGAGGCCCGCGCGGTAAGCGAGCCGGGCCTGATGCGACGGCAATTGCGCTTTAGCGCTGTGGACCTGAGGTTCTGCCACAAAAACGGTCATTAAATTTCCCTGCCTAGTATCTCGACAGCAGTGGAGCTCAGGCCTATCATAATGTCTAATCTTCGTTTTTGATCATTATCGATAAATGAAATTTATCGTTTAATGGAGACCCGAAATGGTGGACTTCAAGGCGATCGAGACCTTCCTTTGGGTAGTGACGCTCGGCAGCTTCCGCGGCGCGGCGCAAAAACTCAACACCACCCAGCCGGCGATTTCGCAGCGGATCGCGCAGCTGGAGTCCGAACTCGGCGTCAGGCTGCTGCAGCGCGACCATCGCGTGGCGTCGCCGACGCCGAGTGGCCGCCAGATGATGGTCTATGCGGAAAAGCTGATCGGGCTGCGCAGCGAGATGCTGGCGGTGGTCGGCGATCGCTCGGCGGTGCGCGGTGTGCTCCGGCTCGGCGTCGCCGAGACGATTGTGCACACCTGGCTGCCGCAGCTGATCGAGAGCGTCAATCGCACCTATCCCAATCTGTCGCTGGAGATCGAGGTCGACATCACGCCGAATCTGCGGGCGCGGCTGCTGGCGCAGGAGATCGAGCTCGCCTTCCTGCTTGGACCGCTGACCGCCTCCTCGGTGCGCA from Rhodopseudomonas sp. BAL398 encodes the following:
- a CDS encoding putative hydro-lyase; translated protein: MTVFVAEPQVHSAKAQLPSHQARLAYRAGLAESTAGVAPGFVQGNLTILPEQQAAAFHRFCQLNPKPCPIIGMSDVGDPKIPSLGLDLDIRTDVPRYRVWRDGELIEEPLDIMAHWRDDLVAFVLGCSFSFEEALMADDLPIRHIEEKVRVPMYRTNIACAPAGPFAGPMVVSMRPLTPKDAIRAVQITSRFPSVHGAPVHLGLPQSIGISDLAKPDYGDAVTIADDEIPVFWACGVTPQAVIAAARVPFAITHAPGLMLVTDLKNKHLAVL